Proteins from a genomic interval of Osmia bicornis bicornis chromosome 11, iOsmBic2.1, whole genome shotgun sequence:
- the LOC114877003 gene encoding leucine-rich repeat-containing protein 23-like: MEKGEHDEEEGEREEYSTPKSSSIFEDTTRALTFSEAGECLHTLGKCDSGLGYAYLGLNASDKKLTDIKIILMFKYVLYVDVSGNRLTTEALGVLTSMTYLLMIKADKNLVESAELDPMPYLQVLTLNNNKLKSTLGISHQLLECLELNYNNIEEVTLNPYDLTNLKILELRGNMLTTTIGILFPGLSHLYLAENHIERLEGLEILTNLKILHLRSNKLVNLDGFDSRCGKLSYLNLRNNELTKLSELEKLSCLPALETLIILENPAVGEPAEEEEPGYRHIALAMMPNLTRLDKDTVSYQEKKDAREFRIQMVRDGTTFEDLDFNPPNY, from the exons atggaAAAAGGAGAACACGATGAAGAGGAAGGCGAAAGGGAGGAATATTCAACCCCAAAGTCCTCCTCTATTTTTGAAGACACTACAAGGGCCTTAACATTCTCAGAAGCTGGAGAGTGTCTTCACACATTGGGCAAATGTGATTCTGGACTTGGTTATGCTTATTTAGGTCTGAATGCTTCTGATAAAAAACTGACGGATATAAAGATCATACTCATGTTCAAATACGTGCTATACGTGGACGTTTCCGGAAATAGATTGACCACCGAGGCTCTCGGTGTTCTAACCTCGATGACATACCTTCTAATGATTAAAGCTGACAAAAATTTGGTAGAATCTGCTGAACTGGACCCTATGCCTTACCTTCAG GTGCTCACCCTGAACAACAACAAACTAAAGAGCACTTTGGGGATTTCCCATCAACTTCTTGAATGCCTGGAACTAAATTACAACAATATCGAAGAAGTCACTTTGAATCCTTACGATTTGACGAACCTAAAGATTCTCGAGCTTCGTGGTAACATGTTAACCACAACCATTGGGATATTATTCCCAGGACTGAGTCATTTGTATCTAGCGGAAAATCATATTGAAAGGTTGGAAGGACTGGAAATATTGACCAACTTAAAGATCTTACACCTGAGGAGTAACAAGCTAGTGAATTTAGACGGTTTTGACTCGCGTTGTGGCAAGCTCAGTtatttgaatctacgaaaCAACGAGCTGACGAAACTTTCAGAGTTAGAGAAATTAAGTTGTCTACCAGCATTGGAGACACTTATTATTTTGGAAAATCCTGCGGTTGGTGAgccagcagaagaagaggaaccTGGTTACAGACATATTGCTTTAGCTATGATGCCTAATTTAACACGACTTGATAAAGATACTGTGAGTTACCAGGAGAAGAAGGATGCTAGGGAATTTCGTATACAGATGGTCCGTGATGGAACCACGTTTGAAGATTTGGATTTTAATCCTCCAAACTATTGA
- the LOC123987635 gene encoding nuclease SbcCD subunit C-like, with the protein MKTFLILLACVCLSHSEPAKKESRTRQVEYKYQYAGEPELASPVSYAEAAPVLASGPLSHGRGLSHPGLSVGGPLVSIAKGAAEQAHTQLSNQQTAAGQAAYVAKNTLAQAAVQSAATAAAALTGKQIVVQGLEQQSKDLHTAVDNEKLQLQQAERAADAARSSAKQALHQVQVITAALNAAQTTADRAAQAAAEAEAELAAQTSMVGQAKARAESLDEQLSAVRLDYESTQVAAEKAATAAAAAQNNAAAAAAHVADSAANSALLAHEPVEAAPIAKLPEQPLHHESAVLESPGALHQSALLSPSALHEPSSLLASGVLHDADGLRGPSRLHDIAGLRASDVLEETGALHYPSSLNQRAQLLSLANALPADSYDVKGYRY; encoded by the coding sequence ATGAAGACATTCCTGATATTACTGGCATGCGTCTGCCTGTCGCACAGTGAGCCAGCGAAAAAAGAATCTCGTACCCGGCAAGTTGAGTACAAATACCAGTACGCTGGCGAGCCAGAGTTAGCGAGTCCTGTTTCCTACGCAGAGGCTGCTCCCGTTTTAGCATCAGGTCCGCTCTCTCATGGTCGCGGGCTTTCACATCCAGGTCTGAGCGTTGGAGGTCCTTTGGTCAGCATCGCTAAAGGCGCGGCCGAGCAGGCACACACGCAGCTGAGTAATCAGCAGACCGCTGCTGGCCAGGCTGCCTACGTCGCGAAAAATACTCTGGCTCAAGCGGCTGTCCAATCGGCCGCCACCGCGGCCGCAGCTCTCACCGGCAAGCAGATCGTGGTACAGGGATTGGAGCAGCAGTCGAAAGATCTGCACACGGCGGTAGATAACGAGAAGCTGCAACTGCAGCAAGCGGAGCGTGCCGCCGACGCGGCGAGAAGTAGCGCTAAGCAAGCTCTTCATCAAGTACAAGTGATCACCGCAGCTTTAAACGCCGCTCAGACTACGGCGGACCGGGCGGCGCAAGCTGCGGCGGAGGCCGAGGCTGAATTGGCCGCCCAGACCAGCATGGTCGGTCAAGCGAAGGCGAGGGCCGAATCGCTCGACGAACAACTATCCGCGGTTCGTTTAGATTACGAAAGCACCCAAGTAGCCGCTGAAAAAGCCGCCACAGCGGCAGCCGCTGCTCAGAACAACGCTGCGGCCGCAGCCGCCCACGTGGCTGACAGTGCCGCGAACTCTGCCCTCCTCGCCCACGAGCCCGTCGAGGCTGCACCGATTGCCAAACTGCCCGAACAACCTCTTCATCACGAATCTGCTGTTTTAGAATCTCCAGGAGCACTCCATCAATCCGCCCTTCTTTCGCCCAGTGCGCTCCACGAACCCAGCAGCCTCTTGGCATCCGGTGTACTCCACGATGCTGATGGCCTCCGCGGACCGAGCAGGCTTCACGACATTGCCGGCCTTCGCGCGTCTGACGTTCTCGAAGAAACTGGTGCTCTTCATTATCCCAGCAGCCTCAATCAACGTGCACAATTGTTGAGCTTAGCTAATGCTTTACCTGCTGACAGTTACGATGTCAAAGGTTACCGGTACTAG
- the LOC114876998 gene encoding uncharacterized protein LOC114876998 — MKTTGRKSWFNLIWITIFLINVHAEKQKREIFREQVLPALGGKIPEEAFRTDRLALNRLNKEGITVPDGVILDARHVHKDTQHVQTMPEAIQVYLTQDGRYIPPEGRIHYNHPKTVDTTYVIRKPYSHFKHSNNRIGNKHRNNQKSQTHTSFRQLVPIIPPSKPGVYKPIVTPSLFPNVDLLGDIYLPRWNIQYDWDTVYQPFDDYIVNNIAFFNSHQIITDYQGFLNKYHERSSRHIEAQSRDRNHNVSPEIRDKESKNTNSQAAFHQSSRLNNDANRYTNLTEIPETSFICNGRKGLFADIETKCQVFHNCSGWSKTSSLCPIGTAFSETKKRCEWWNTVDCK; from the exons ATGAAGACAACCGGAAGGAAGAGTTGGTTCAATTTAATATGGATCACCATATTCTTGATAAACGTTCACGCAGAGAAG CAAAAACGAGAAATATTCAGGGAACAAGTGTTACCAGCACTTGGAGGTAAAATTCCAGAGGAAGCCTTTAGAACCGATCGTTTGGCGTTGAATCGTTTGAATAAGGAAGGTATTACAGTACCTGATGGTGTAATTTTAGACGCGAGACATGTTCATAAAGATACGCAACATGTTCAAACTATGCCAGAAGCGATACAG GTGTACCTAACACAGGATGGACGATACATACCGCCAGAAGGACGTATCCACTACAACCATCCAAAAACAGTGGACACGACTTACGTTATTCGTAAACCGTATTCACATTTCAAGCATTCGAACAATCGGATCGGCAATAAACATCGGAACAATCAAAAATCGCAAACTCACACGAGCTTTCGACAACTGGTACCCATAATACCACCCTCGAAACCAGGGGTGTACAAGCCCATCGTAACGCCATCATTGTTTCCTAACGTTGATCTCTTGGGAGACATTTATCTACCGAGATGGAACATACAATACGACTGGGATACCGTTTATCAACCATTCGACGATTACATCGTCAACAACATCGCGTTCTTCAACTCTCATCAG ATCATTACCGATTACCAGGgatttctaaataaatatcaCGAAAGATCTTCGAGGCACATCGAAGCTCAGTCCAGAGACAGAAATCACAATGTCTCTCCTGAAATTCGTGATAAAGAATCGAAGAATACGAATTCCCAAGCAGCATTTCACCAAAGTTCTAGATTAAATAACGATGCGAATCGTTACACGAATCTTACTGAAATTCCGGAAACAAGTTTCATCTGTAATGGTAGAAAAGGTTTATTTGCCGACATTGAAACCAAATGCCAA GTTTTTCATAATTGTTCCGGATGGTCGAAAACTTCTTCGCTTTGCCCTATAGGTACAGCATTCAGTGAAACGAAGAAACGTTGTGAATGGTGGAACACGGTAGACTGCAAGTAA
- the LOC114879421 gene encoding uncharacterized protein LOC114879421 isoform X2: MRDTGPKEFNYRGHHYFYSGHVPAHANQRVDWLDARNICREYCMDLISLETQDENNLIFRLIQQNDVPYIWTSGRLCDFKGCENRRDLEPKALYGWFWSANRKKMAPTHQNPDGWSFNPWSQTGHKKARQPDNAEFDINGTNESCMSVLNNVYKDGISWHDVACYHQKPFVCEDSEELLNYVASTNPGLRL, encoded by the exons ATGAGAGATACAG GACCAAAGGAATTCAACTATAGAGGTCACCATTATTTCTACAGTGGACATGTTCCAGCCCATGCTAATCAGAGGGTGGATTGGTTAGATGCAAGAAACATTTGCAGAGAATACTGTATGGATCTTATATCACTGGAGACCCAGGATGAGAACAACTTAATTTTCAGACTTATTCAACAAA ATGATGTTCCTTACATTTGGACATCCGGCCGGCTGTGCGATTTCAAAGGTTGTGAAAATCGCCGCGACCTCGAGCCCAAAGCTCTCTATGGATGGTTCTGGTCCGCGAACAGGAAGAAGATGGCACCAACTCACCAGAATCCCGATGGTTGGAGCTTCAATCCATGGTCGCAAACCGGTCACAAGAAAGCCAGACAACCAGACAATGCTGAGTTCGACATAAATGGCACCAACGAATCTTGCATGTCTGTCCTTAATAACGTGTACAAAGATGGAATTAGCTGGCACGATGTAGCCTGCTATCATCAGAAACCATTCGTCTGCGAGGATTCTGAAGAACTTTTGAATTATGTTGCCAGCACCAATCCTGGCTTACGTCTCTAA
- the LOC114879420 gene encoding general transcription factor 3C polypeptide 5, whose product MSALSDTSEEVSDTRSQKDEDFRINNYGKESDSDDSWYDVSEANNDENAGQNDEMDEQQQSGSVLPGGHRFDRKLICVKYPGNVINPEKAIETLGGIHSISTAVDTSNRRLELRFRPDDVYCKPTCGDRHNTNGFLLRVCIKKGKNAKETEGKLNDTSSVNLNDQTSDNASDSSKKAQEEQLVTELIDQVQSCSVDTSNDTHSPHKDLSSEAEAQPKDLQNVLLDTSDVTIPKTKENIMPTFDRNKYQNLSDDKDYELPELTVLGKVDTEFRFTNLCDFQYLPMAPCKDDPKTLKCIYDQIYPHNIPHYSWLKNDVLYFLPPAAFSRMDTVQQYAPKTEVNSYPDNVIGKRRKRKAGFSNFIYFSTPEVPTKPPAGIETAMKVKFVRNADFERMREVFEERPIWSKNALMYKTKFSNDRLKILLPAVAYYFVTGPWKIMWVKLGYDPRKDTSARKYQTLDYRLKAMHGLGSTVKCKRNYADYTLPYKSTPPAKQKTIVSNAGLILEQAAKKEQDLSENAYIYRKGTIPPSRQMFYQYCDVLVDEIQEMLAKLPDPVPGARCHEKRGWLPGGFDVQCREIINKQVRAVLRKQMNIPEDHPTSLPRKRGINMKRNILDSRERKRKRDSVTSTAVTTEGNS is encoded by the exons atgaGTGCATTAAGTGACACTAGTGAAGAGGTTTCTGATACAAGAAGCCAGAAAGATGAAGATTTTAGAATAAATAACTATGGTAAAGAAAGCGATAGCGATGATTCTTGGTATGACGTTTCGGAAGCAAATAACGATGAAAAT GCAGGTCAAAATGATGAAATGGATGAGCAACAGCAGAGTGGATCGGTGCTTCCTGGAGGTCATAGATTTGATAGAAAACTTATATGCGTTAAATACCCTGGGAATGTCATTAATCCAGAAAAAGCTATTGAGACTTTAGGCGGTATCCATAGTATTTCGACG GCAGTAGATACTTCAAATCGGCGTTTGGAATTGAGATTTAGACCAGATGATGTCTATTGTAAACCAACTTGTGGTGATAGACATAATACTAATGGATTTCTGCTTAGAGTATGCATTAAAAAAGGTAAAAATGCAAAAGAAACCGAAGGAAAACTAAACGACACTAGTAGTGTGAATTTAAATGACCAAACTAGTGACAATGCAAGTGATTCAAGCAAAAAAGCTCAGGAGGAACAACTTGTAACTGAATTGATTGATCAAGTACAAAGCTGCTCTGTTGATACTTCAAATGATACTCATTCTCCTCATAAGGATTTATCTTCTGAAGCTGAAGCTCAACCTAAGGATTTACAAAATGTATTGCTAGACACAAGTGATGTAACTATACCAAAAACAAAAGAGAACATTATGCCGACATTCGATCGAAACAAGTATCAAAATCTTTCCGACGATAAGGACTATGAATTGCCAGAATTAACAGTATTAGGAAAAGTTGATACAGAATTTCGATTTACGA ATCTTTGTGACTTTCAGTATCTACCAATGGCTCCATGCAAGGATGACCCTAAAACATTAAAATGCATATATGACCAAATATATCCACACAACATACCTCATTATTCTTGGTTAAAAAATGATGTACTTTACTTCTTACCACCAGCTGCGTTTAGCAGAATGGACACTGTACAACAGTATGCACCAAAAACTGAAGTAAACTCGTATCCAGATAATGTAATAGGCAAGAGGAGAAAACGAAAGGCaggattttcaaatttcatatatttctcGACGCCTGAGGTGCCTACTAAACCACCAGCAGGTATAGAAACTGCTATGAAAGTGAAATTCGTTCGAAATGCCGACTTCGAACGAATGCGCGAAGTATTTGAAGAGCGACCAATTTGGTCGAAAAATGCGCTGatgtataaaacaaaattttctaatgatcgattaaaaattttattacccgCTGTGGCGTATTACTTTGTAACTGGCCCATGGAAAATTATGTGGGTGAAGTTGGGCTATGATCCAAGGAAAGACACTTCTGCAAGAAAATACCAAACGTTAGACTATAGATTGAAAGCGATGC ACGGTTTAGGATCAACtgtaaaatgtaaaagaaattatGCTGATTATACATTACCGTACAAATCAACGCCACCTGCGAAACAGAAGACAATCGTGTCGAATGCAGGTTTAATCCTTGAACAGGCGGCTAAGAAAGAGCAAGATTTAAGTGAAAATGCGTACATTTATAGGAAAGGAACAATACCGCCTTCGAGGCAAATGTTTTATCAg TATTGCGACGTTTTGGTGGATGAAATACAAGAGATGTTAGCAAAGTTACCAGACCCAGTACCTGGTGCAAGGTGCCATGAGAAACGAGGATGGTTACCAGGTGGTTTTGATGTACAGTGTagagaaattattaataaacaagTTCGAGCTGTTTTAAGGAAACAAATGAATATACCTGAAGATC ATCCTACGTCTTTGCCTCGAAAGCGTGGAATTAACATGAAGCGTAATATACTTGATagtagagaaagaaaaaggaaaagagacTCGGTTACCAGTACTGCTGTTACGACAGAGGGAAACTCGTGA
- the LOC114876999 gene encoding restin homolog: protein MSIFYILYVALLTFEYFDCGRVHKFPVNLNQREVRYVDGQNCHNGNPNGNHKKTTEKSIVLAQKAAQEAKAASEAQNIAGQQASRQVKTQLAEKAVQAAKAAQDVLTRKKLIVDQLQEEVREAQSVVQEESSSLEREQSNLNAALQAARQSQDQLKTLTHAVQTAKANAANAQAAAGGAQRSMREKEELVDAAKRRVEELSNQLRVARQELANTNRETAKANAAATEAKANANRNKRRLENIRRSRHMKR, encoded by the exons ATGTCCATCTTTTACATTCTCTACGTCG CACTATTGACCTTCGAATATTTTGACTGTGGAAGAGTTCACAAGTTTCCAGTTAATTTA AATCAGAGGGAGGTGCGATACGTCGACGGTCAAAATTGTCACAACGGTAATCCAAATGGTAATCATAAGAAAACCACAGAGAAAAGTATCGTTCTTGCACAAAAAGCAGCACAGGAAGCTAAAGCAGCCTCGGAGGCTCAGAATATCGCTGGTCAGCAAGCTTCTCGTCAA GTAAAAACGCAACTTGCTGAGAAAGCTGTGCAAGCCGCGAAAGCGGCACAGGACGTGCTGAcgagaaagaaattaatagTGGATCAATTGCAAGAGGAAGTGAGAGAAGCTCAATCGGTTGTTCAAGAAGAATCTTCCTCCTTAGAGCGGGAACAGTCTAATCTGAATGCTGCTTTACAAGCGGCAAGGCAATCTCAAGATCAG ttAAAGACGCTAACGCACGCGGTGCAAACGGCTAAAGCGAACGCGGCGAATGCCCAGGCTGCCGCGGGCGGTGCGCAAAGATCGATgagggagaaagaagaattagTGGACGCGGCCAAAAGACGCGTCGAAGAATTGTCGAATCAGCTGAGAGTGGCCAGACAAGAACTAGCTAATACGAATCGAGAAACTGCCAAGGCAAACGCTGCTGCTACCGAGGCGAAAGCTAATGCAAATAGAAACAAAAGACGATTGGAAAATATTCGAAGAAGCAGACACATGAAGCGGTGA
- the LOC114879421 gene encoding uncharacterized protein LOC114879421 isoform X1 has product MILVPLAVVLFTAFVNAQPAINEIRPQSNRPGRFLSLPIPQKCANRPKEFNYRGHHYFYSGHVPAHANQRVDWLDARNICREYCMDLISLETQDENNLIFRLIQQNDVPYIWTSGRLCDFKGCENRRDLEPKALYGWFWSANRKKMAPTHQNPDGWSFNPWSQTGHKKARQPDNAEFDINGTNESCMSVLNNVYKDGISWHDVACYHQKPFVCEDSEELLNYVASTNPGLRL; this is encoded by the exons aTGATTTTGGTGCCTCTGGCCGTGGTATTGTTCACGGCATTCGTAAACGCTCAGCCAGCAATAAATGAAATTCGGCCGCAATCTAATCGACCAGGAAGATTCCTTTCTCTTCCTATACCGCAGAAATGTGCAAATC GACCAAAGGAATTCAACTATAGAGGTCACCATTATTTCTACAGTGGACATGTTCCAGCCCATGCTAATCAGAGGGTGGATTGGTTAGATGCAAGAAACATTTGCAGAGAATACTGTATGGATCTTATATCACTGGAGACCCAGGATGAGAACAACTTAATTTTCAGACTTATTCAACAAA ATGATGTTCCTTACATTTGGACATCCGGCCGGCTGTGCGATTTCAAAGGTTGTGAAAATCGCCGCGACCTCGAGCCCAAAGCTCTCTATGGATGGTTCTGGTCCGCGAACAGGAAGAAGATGGCACCAACTCACCAGAATCCCGATGGTTGGAGCTTCAATCCATGGTCGCAAACCGGTCACAAGAAAGCCAGACAACCAGACAATGCTGAGTTCGACATAAATGGCACCAACGAATCTTGCATGTCTGTCCTTAATAACGTGTACAAAGATGGAATTAGCTGGCACGATGTAGCCTGCTATCATCAGAAACCATTCGTCTGCGAGGATTCTGAAGAACTTTTGAATTATGTTGCCAGCACCAATCCTGGCTTACGTCTCTAA
- the LOC114876997 gene encoding probable cytochrome P450 6a20 — protein MSLSTWFVPEIVSVVIFGTIALYVYYKFFIFNFWRKKGVFYMEPTFPTGNITALIFGTKSQADYVKDIYDRNKKHRAFGIYMFQKPFLVVNDPSLIRIVLTKDFMNFHDRGVFCNEKTDPLSGQLFQLPGKKWRTLRVKLTPTFTSGKIKTMFFILKESADRLGKFLDEQGKIRGIIDVKDVYGKYSIDIIMSAAFGINVNSFRDPNNEFNYWGKKVFEPNIFWNAIVIWAPHILDKLSMPFTDRGVSNFFIKMFEDTVNYRDANNIERKDFLNLLMQLMKNGYVDVDEDSDEKDVTKKTETKLTMLEAAAQAYVFYLAGFETSSTTVTFCLYELAKHQDMQDKLREEIRTVIQKHGELTYDAVNEMTYLHKVISETLRKYPPLVMLNRICTEEIQIETTDIRIPTGTSVMIPVYGLHRDPDIYPDPDKFDPERFSEENIKTRHPYAYLPFGEGPRICIGLRFGLIQSKVAIISSLLRSKFKLAPNTPTTLEMKEGSLVLMAKGGVHLTIEPVQ, from the exons ATGTCGCTAAGTACTTGGTTCGTACCGGAAATAGTGAGTGTTGTGATTTTCGGAACGATCGCATTGtatgtttattacaaattttttatcttcaatttttggcgCAAAAAAGGGGTATTTTATATGGAACCTACTTTTCCAACTGGAAATATAACGGCACTTATTTTTGGTACAAAATCGCAAG cTGATTATGTCAAAGACATCTATGATCGGAATAAAAAGCATCGCGCGTTCGGCATATATATGTTCCAAAAACCATTTTTGGTCGTGAACGATCCAAGTTTAATTCGAATCGTATTGACAAAAGATTTCATGAATTTTCACGATCGTGGAGTGTTTTGCAATGAGAAAACCGATCCGCTTTCCGGCCAACTGTTTCAATTGCCAGGAAAGAAATGGAGAACTTTACGGGTTAAATTAACGCCAACGTTCACCTcgggaaaaattaaaacaatgtTTTTTATACTGAAAGAAAGTGCAGACAGGTTGGGGAAGTTTTTGGATGAGCAAGGAAAAATTCGAGGGATCATCGATGTGAAAGACGTTTACGGAaa aTATTCTATAGATATTATCATGTCGGCGGCGTTTGGAATAAACGTCAACAGTTTTCGAGATCCTAAcaatgaatttaattattggGGTAAAAAAGTGTTCGAACCGAATATATTTTGGAATGCTATTGTTATATGGGCTCCTCATATATTAGATAAATTATCCATGCCGTTCACCGATAGGggtgtttcaaatttttttatcaaaatgtTCGAGGACACGGTCAACTACAGAGACGCGAACAACATTGAGAGGAAAgatttcttaaatttattaatgcaGTTAATGAAGAACGGATACGTCGATGTTGATGAGGATTCGGACGAAAAAGATGTTACCA aaaaaaCCGAGACTAAATTAACAATGCTTGAGGCTGCGGCACAAGCTTACGTCTTTTATTTAGCCGGATTCGAAACGTCTTCGACGACGGTCACATTTTGTTTGTACGAGTTGGCGAAGCATCAAGATATGCAAGACAAACTTCGAGAGGAAATTCGTACAGTTATTCAGAAGCACGGTGAATTAACTTACGATGCCGTGAATGAAATGACTTATCTTCATAAAGTGATCTCTG AAACACTTAGGAAGTATCCTCCATTGGTTATGCTAAATCGAATTTGTACAGAAGAGATACAAATAGAGACAACTGATATTCGTATACCTACGGGAACTTCTGTAATGATACCAGTATACGGTCTTCATCGAGATCCTGACATATATCCCGATCCGGATAAATTTGATCCAGAGAGATTCTCCGAAGAAAATATCAAAACCAGACATCCCTATGCTTATTTACCATTTGGCGAAGGACCAAGGATTTGCATTG GATTAAGGTTTGGTCTGATACAATCAAAAGTTGCTATAATAAGTAGCTTATTAAGAAGTAAATTCAAACTTGCACCGAATACACCAACTACCTTGGAAATGAAGGAAGGATCTTTGGTATTAATGGCAAAAGGAGGTGTACATTTAACAATTGAACCGGTGCAATGA
- the LOC114877000 gene encoding adenylate kinase isoenzyme 5 gives MGICLDTDQQNGSQVFEESDAQSAGKWRGEAGLLPTPPNGYFSQQNVGPVKFEIPKVPVIFVLGGPGSGKVTHCDNLMQEKKGITHINMMDLLQQYALGNDMQDFGQLSSKTVAEVLMLEIKMSPTSKVFLVSGYPRNMRDVVEYAEKIRIVNGVVLISWRQEVLERQIDFGAQLGQVVIELARMELHNFYRNVMPVIEYFDQSGMLLEVNGERNPNEVYIDFREAVFKILGLSDQQKNVSESLETKVEVENRKESIPKIALHKEATSAKIMQIPVATNIQSPKTADKLRKQLPSFIWVIGGPGSNKENLCTQAIRNMPGWIHVNIGGMLRTMASSNIIINDAIVSGEMVPQDIVMQIVEQQIMLNRDVDGIVIDGYPRDLSQVQEFENKFGQQPPLVLLDCSKLQLGRGRLDDSVSAFKKRLELFRKVSLPMLKALDNENRLTIIDGDTDVPSVQQEFSAALYQLMTQARRNREDNLGGDRGVVYNNSDQRIVLNGVPKHVVDGKSTIEKVISDNMNGINAQGVVQIANGLKNNANQVQRNNIARVHNYIGNGTAHVLQNGVSHLANGIISNNNKVAPAVQNYMLNTKDAISKMYVEVEGSQQNLHM, from the exons ATGGGCATCTGCCTGGACACTG atCAGCAGAATGGATCGCAGGTGTTTGAGGAAAGTGATGCTCAGAGTGCAGGAAAATGGAGAGGAGAGGCTGGTCTCTTACCGACCCCTCCGAACGGATATTTTTCACAACAAAATGTTGGTCCTGTCAAATTCGAAATTCCAAAAGTGCCTGTTATATTCGTGCTCG GTGGCCCAGGGAGCGGAAAGGTGACACATTGTGACAATTTAATGCAAGAGAAGAAAGGTATAACTCATATAAATATGATGGATCTTCTTCAACAGTATGCGTTAGGAAATG ATATGCAAGATTTCGGTCAGCTTAGTAGTAAAACAGTGGCCGAGGTTCTTATgcttgaaattaaaatgtctCCAACTTCCAAAGTTTTTCTCGTCAGTGGTTATCCACGCAATATGCGAGACGTGGTTGAATACGCCGAGAAA ATAAGAATAGTGAATGGTGTGGTTCTTATATCCTGGAGACAAGAGGTTCTTGAAAGGCAAATTGATTTTGGTGCACAACTTGGCCAGGTGGTCATTGAACTTGCAAGAATGGAACTtcataatttttatagaaatgtTATGCCTGTTATCGAGTATTTTGATCAGAGTGGTATGTTGTTGGAA GTGAATGGCGAGAGAAATCCAAACGAGGTATACATTGATTTCCGCGAGGcagttttcaaaattcttGGCTTATCTGATCAACAGAAGAACGTTTCTGAGTCGTTAGAAACAAAA GTAGAAGTAGAAAATAGGAAAGAATCTATTCCAAAGATCGCACTTCATAAAGAGGCAACGTCGGctaaaataatgcaaattccAGTCGCGACGAATATACAGTCTCCGAAAACTGCAGATAAACTCAGGAAACAATTACCTTCCTTTATCTGGGTCATAG GTGGTCCCGGAAGCAATAAAGAAAATCTTTGTACTCAGGCGATACGAAATATGCCTGGTTGGATCCATGTAAACATAGGTGGTATGCTGAGAACAATGGCCTCTTCGAATATCATCATCAACGATGCTATCGTTTCCGGTGAAATGGTACCGCAGGATATAGTAATGCAGATAGTTGAGCAACAGATAATGTTGAATCGTGACGTCGATGGTATAGTAATCGATGGTTATCCAAGGGATTTGAGTCAAGTTCAAGAATTTGAAAACAAG TTTGGCCAACAACCTCCATTAGTATTATTAGATTGTTCGAAATTGCAACTCGGTAGAGGAAGATTAGACGATAGCGTGTCTGCGTTTAAGAAAAGATTGGAACTTTTTCGTAAAGTTTCGTTACCTATGCTGAAGGCGTTGGACAATGAAAATCGTCTTACCATT ATCGACGGCGACACGGATGTACCAAGCGTGCAACAAGAATTTTCAGCCGCGCTTTATCAACTGATGACACAAGCACGACGAAACAGAGAAGATAATTTAGGCGGTGATCGCGGAGTTGTTTATAATAATAGTGATCAGAGAATTGTATTAAATGGTGTACCTAAACACGTAGTTGATGGTAAATCAACTATAGAGAAAGTGATAAGTGACAATATGAACGGGATCAACGCACAGG GAGTGGTGCAAATTGCCAATGGACTAAAGAACAATGCGAACCAAGTTCAAAGGAATAACATAGCCCGTGTGCATAATTATATCGGAAACGGAACCGCGCACGTTTTACAGAATGGGGTGTCTCATTTAGCTAATGGGATCATATCGAATAACAATAAAGTTGCACCAGCGGTGCAGAATTATATGTTGAACACGAAGGATGCTATATCAAAGATGTATGTGGAAGTCGAAGGTTCTCAGCAAAATTTACATATGTAA